In the Limanda limanda chromosome 1, fLimLim1.1, whole genome shotgun sequence genome, one interval contains:
- the dolpp1 gene encoding dolichyldiphosphatase 1: MAAEEQCSAPPRWRSISLTHVEFPEGDLTGQVLAYISLLPIAILVGFVTLIVFKRELHTISFFGGLVLNDGVNWLLKHILREPRPCAGAHSSLSSDYGMPSAHSQLIWFFVVYFFLFLYLRMHQTNNARCVDLLWRHVLSIILLGLALSVSYSRVYLLYHSWSQVFYGGVAGCTIGIFWFFITQEVLTPIFPKIAAWPISEYFLVRDTSLIPNILWFEYTVTRSEARNRQRKLGTKLQ, translated from the exons ATGGCGGCGGAGGAGCAGTGCTCGGCACCGCCTCGATGGCGGTCCATATCTCTGACTCACGTCGAGTTCCCGGAAG GCGATCTAACGGGACAAGTGCTGGCCTACATCAGCCTCCTGCCCATAGCGATCCTGGTGGGCTTCGTCACGCTCATAGTGTTCAAACGGGAGCTGCACACG ATTTCCTTCTTTGGTGGGCTGGTGCTGAATGATGGGGTGAACTGGCTGCTGAAGCACATCCTCAGAGAGCCACGTCCGTGTGCAG ggGCTCACTCATCCCTGTCCTCAGATTATGGGATGCCCTCCGCTCACTCCCAGCTTATCTGGTTCTTTGTTGTttacttctttcttttcctttatttaag AATGCATCAAACGAACAATGCTCGATGTGTGGACCTGCTGTGGAGACACGTACTGTCCATCATCCTGTTGGGCTTGGCCTTATCGGTCTCATACAGCAG AGTGTACCTGTTGTATCACAGCTGGAGCCAGGTCTTCTACGGCGGAGTGGCCGGTTGTACGATCGGAATATTCTGGTTCTTTATCACACAAGAGGTGCTGACACCAATATTCCCTAAAATAGCAGCGTG GCCAATATCAGAGTACTTCCTGGTGCGAGACACAAGCCTGATTCCCAACATCCTGTGGTTTGAGTATACAGTGACCAGATCAGAGGCAAG GAACAGACAACGAAAGCTTGGAACAAAACTTCAGTGA